One Burkholderia thailandensis E264 genomic window carries:
- a CDS encoding GlxA family transcriptional regulator: MTADVPASPLAADSAPPRLRFGIVLLPNFTLTAFSGFVDMLRLSADDGDHSKPVRCSWSVIGDTLAPVRASCGIQVTPWQTFDEAEAFDYVVVVGGLLHSGPQAGPRTLQFVRRAAEAGANLVGICTGAFALMRAGVLDGHRVCVSWFHYWDFIERFPDADPDLLIADRLFVIDRRRITCSGGRASIDVAAAILLRHFDHATVQKALRILLVGEMQKGNAPQPHPPGLEPATHPKVKRAILLMEQHVGRALPLDELACKLDLSTRQLERLFKAQTGKSPQAFAKQVRLRTAAWLLTSSDRTVADISSSCGFADASHLGREFRKQFGASPAAYREKGGATGDVDAAAIAGASDDAQADAGTDWETEFGAEFGAEFGADCRADCRADCGTEFEADRGKNTDADAAGGGRGAR, translated from the coding sequence ATGACCGCCGACGTACCCGCCTCCCCCCTTGCCGCCGATTCCGCGCCGCCGCGCCTGCGCTTCGGGATCGTGCTGCTGCCTAACTTCACGCTGACCGCGTTCTCGGGTTTCGTCGACATGCTGCGGCTGTCCGCCGACGACGGCGACCACAGCAAGCCCGTGCGCTGCTCGTGGAGCGTGATCGGCGACACGCTCGCGCCGGTGCGCGCGAGCTGCGGAATCCAGGTGACGCCGTGGCAGACGTTCGACGAAGCCGAAGCGTTCGACTATGTGGTCGTCGTGGGCGGGCTGCTGCATTCCGGGCCGCAGGCGGGGCCGCGGACGCTGCAGTTCGTCCGCCGCGCGGCCGAGGCGGGCGCGAACCTGGTCGGGATCTGCACGGGCGCATTCGCGCTGATGCGCGCGGGCGTGTTGGACGGGCACCGCGTGTGCGTGAGCTGGTTCCATTATTGGGATTTCATCGAGCGATTTCCGGACGCCGATCCGGACCTGCTGATCGCCGATCGCCTGTTCGTGATCGACCGGCGGCGGATCACGTGCTCGGGCGGACGCGCATCGATCGACGTCGCCGCGGCGATCCTGCTGCGCCACTTCGATCACGCGACAGTGCAGAAGGCGCTGCGCATCCTGCTCGTCGGCGAGATGCAGAAAGGCAACGCGCCGCAGCCGCACCCGCCGGGGCTCGAGCCCGCGACGCATCCGAAGGTCAAGCGCGCGATCCTGCTGATGGAGCAGCACGTCGGGCGCGCGCTGCCGCTCGACGAGCTCGCGTGCAAGCTCGACCTGTCCACTCGGCAGCTCGAGCGGCTGTTCAAGGCCCAGACGGGCAAGAGCCCGCAGGCGTTCGCCAAGCAGGTGCGGCTGCGCACGGCCGCGTGGCTGTTGACGAGCTCGGACCGCACCGTCGCAGACATCTCGTCGAGCTGCGGATTCGCCGACGCGTCGCACCTCGGGCGCGAGTTCCGCAAGCAGTTCGGCGCGTCACCCGCGGCTTACCGCGAGAAAGGCGGCGCGACGGGCGATGTGGACGCGGCGGCGATCGCCGGCGCATCCGACGATGCGCAGGCCGATGCGGGCACGGATTGGGAGACGGAATTCGGAGCGGAATTCGGAGCGGAATTCGGGGCGGATTGCCGGGCGGATTGCCGGGCGGATTGCGGGACGGAATTCGAGGCCGATAGGGGGAAGAACACCGACGCCGATGCGGCCGGCGGCGGGAGGGGCGCTCGCTGA
- a CDS encoding L-serine ammonia-lyase, translating to MNVSVFDLFKIGIGPSSSHTVGPMIAACRFASHVEDANLLGFVRRVRVELYGSLGATGKGHGTDKAVLLGLEGHLPDLIDPDLIEPRLKAIRAEKSLALLGKRGIRFDEKDDIGFYRKLMGGTSVVHPNGMRFQAFDEHGQLLVEKEYYSVGGGFVVNRDGDRVNGVRAAADVPYPFRTGEDLMRACRASGLSIAELTFRNECALRPADEVRAGLVAIWKTMAACVERGCKADGELPGPMRVKRRAADLHTRLRNRSEESLRDPLSMLDWVNLYAMAVNEENAAGGRVVTAPTNGAAGVIPAVLHYYVKFVPGSNEQGIVDFLLTAAAIGIIYKETASISGAEVGCQGEVGVACSMAAAALAAVMGGTPGQVENAAEIGMEHNLGMTCDPVGGLVQIPCIERNAMGAIKALNASRIALKGDGQHYVSLDSVIKTMRETGADMKTKYKETSRGGLAVNVIEC from the coding sequence ATGAACGTCAGCGTTTTCGACCTGTTCAAGATCGGTATCGGTCCGTCGAGCTCGCATACCGTCGGCCCGATGATCGCCGCATGCCGGTTCGCGTCGCATGTCGAGGATGCGAACCTGCTCGGCTTCGTGCGCCGCGTGCGGGTGGAGCTGTACGGCTCGCTCGGCGCGACGGGCAAGGGCCACGGCACCGACAAGGCGGTGCTGCTCGGCCTCGAAGGGCACTTGCCCGACCTGATCGATCCCGATCTGATCGAGCCCCGCCTGAAGGCGATCCGCGCGGAGAAGTCGCTCGCGCTGCTCGGCAAGCGCGGCATCCGCTTCGACGAGAAGGACGACATCGGCTTTTACCGCAAGCTGATGGGCGGCACGAGCGTCGTCCACCCGAACGGCATGCGCTTCCAGGCGTTCGACGAGCACGGCCAGTTGCTCGTCGAGAAAGAGTATTACTCGGTCGGCGGCGGCTTCGTCGTCAATCGCGACGGCGATCGCGTGAACGGCGTGCGCGCGGCGGCCGACGTGCCGTATCCGTTTCGCACCGGTGAGGACCTGATGCGCGCGTGCCGCGCGAGCGGCCTGTCGATCGCCGAGCTCACGTTTCGCAACGAATGCGCGCTGCGTCCCGCCGACGAAGTGCGCGCGGGCCTCGTCGCGATCTGGAAGACGATGGCCGCGTGCGTCGAGCGCGGCTGCAAGGCCGACGGCGAGCTGCCGGGCCCGATGCGCGTGAAGCGCCGCGCGGCCGATCTCCACACGCGGCTGCGCAACCGGTCGGAGGAATCGTTGCGCGATCCGCTGTCGATGCTCGACTGGGTGAACCTCTACGCGATGGCGGTCAACGAGGAGAACGCGGCGGGCGGGCGCGTCGTCACCGCGCCGACCAACGGCGCGGCGGGCGTGATCCCGGCCGTCCTCCATTACTACGTGAAGTTCGTGCCGGGCTCGAACGAGCAGGGGATCGTCGACTTCCTGCTGACCGCCGCCGCGATCGGGATCATCTACAAGGAAACCGCGTCGATCTCCGGCGCGGAGGTCGGCTGCCAGGGCGAGGTGGGCGTCGCGTGCTCGATGGCTGCGGCGGCGCTCGCCGCGGTGATGGGCGGCACCCCCGGCCAGGTCGAGAACGCGGCCGAGATCGGCATGGAGCACAACCTCGGGATGACGTGCGACCCCGTCGGCGGCCTCGTGCAGATTCCGTGCATCGAGCGCAACGCGATGGGCGCGATCAAGGCGCTCAACGCGTCGCGCATCGCGCTGAAGGGCGACGGCCAGCACTACGTGTCGCTCGATTCCGTCATCAAGACGATGCGCGAGACGGGCGCCGACATGAAGACGAAATACAAGGAAACGTCGCGCGGCGGCCTCGCCGTGAACGTGATCGAATGCTAA
- a CDS encoding sarcosine oxidase subunit beta family protein codes for MSRYSIFSLFRNGLSYHENWEKQWKSPEPKREYDVVIVGGGGHGLATAYYLAKEHGVTNVAVLEKGWIGGGNTARNTTIVRSNYLWDESAALYEKAMKLWEGLAQDLNYNVMFSQRGVMNLAHTLQDVRDTERRVNANRLNGVDAEFLTPAQIKEIEPTINLNSRYPVLGASIQRRGGVARHDAVAWGFARGADRAGVDIIQNCQVTGIRREGGAVVGVDTVKGFIKAKKVAVVAAGNTTTLADMAGVRLPLESHPLQALVSEPIKPVVNTVVMSNAVHAYVSQSDKGDLVIGAGIDQYTGFGQRGSFQIIEGTLQAIVEMFPVFSRVRMNRQWGGIVDVSPDACPIISKTDVKGLYFNCGWGTGGFKATPGSGWVFAHTIARDEPHALNAPFALDRFYTGHLIDEHGAAAVAH; via the coding sequence ATGAGCCGCTACTCGATATTCAGCCTGTTCCGCAACGGCCTGTCGTATCACGAGAACTGGGAAAAGCAGTGGAAGAGCCCGGAGCCGAAGCGCGAGTACGACGTCGTGATCGTCGGCGGCGGCGGGCACGGGCTCGCCACCGCGTACTACCTCGCGAAGGAGCACGGCGTCACCAATGTCGCGGTGCTCGAGAAGGGCTGGATCGGCGGCGGCAACACCGCGCGCAACACGACGATCGTCCGCTCGAACTACCTGTGGGACGAATCCGCCGCGCTCTACGAGAAGGCGATGAAGCTCTGGGAGGGCCTCGCGCAGGACCTGAACTACAACGTGATGTTCAGCCAGCGCGGCGTGATGAACCTCGCGCACACGCTGCAGGACGTGCGCGACACCGAGCGCCGCGTGAATGCGAACCGGCTGAACGGCGTCGACGCCGAGTTCCTCACGCCCGCGCAGATCAAGGAGATCGAGCCGACGATCAACTTGAACAGCCGCTATCCGGTGCTCGGCGCGTCGATTCAGCGGCGCGGCGGCGTCGCGCGCCACGACGCGGTGGCCTGGGGCTTCGCGCGCGGCGCGGACCGCGCGGGCGTCGACATCATCCAGAACTGTCAGGTGACGGGCATTCGCCGCGAAGGCGGCGCGGTGGTCGGCGTCGATACGGTCAAGGGCTTCATCAAGGCGAAGAAGGTCGCGGTGGTCGCGGCCGGCAACACGACGACGCTCGCCGACATGGCCGGCGTGCGGCTGCCGCTCGAAAGCCATCCGCTGCAGGCGCTCGTGTCCGAGCCGATCAAGCCGGTCGTCAACACGGTCGTGATGTCGAACGCAGTGCATGCGTACGTCAGCCAGTCCGACAAGGGCGACCTCGTGATCGGCGCGGGCATCGATCAGTACACGGGCTTCGGTCAGCGCGGCAGCTTCCAGATCATCGAGGGCACGCTGCAGGCGATCGTCGAGATGTTCCCGGTGTTCTCGCGCGTGCGGATGAACCGCCAGTGGGGCGGGATCGTGGACGTGTCGCCGGACGCGTGCCCGATCATCAGCAAGACCGACGTGAAGGGCCTTTACTTCAACTGCGGCTGGGGCACGGGCGGCTTCAAGGCGACGCCGGGCTCGGGCTGGGTGTTCGCGCACACGATCGCGCGCGACGAACCGCACGCGCTGAACGCGCCGTTCGCGCTCGATCGCTTCTACACCGGTCATCTGATCGACGAGCACGGTGCGGCTGCTGTCGCGCACTGA
- a CDS encoding sarcosine oxidase subunit delta gives MLLIECPWCGPRAESEFNCGGEADIARPLDTDKLSDREWGDYVFMRKNPRGAHREQWLHAQGCRRWFVAQRDTVTYEFQGYETFGGAAADAAKDTSK, from the coding sequence ATGTTGCTGATCGAATGTCCATGGTGCGGCCCGCGCGCCGAATCCGAATTCAACTGCGGCGGCGAAGCCGATATCGCGCGCCCGCTCGATACCGACAAGCTGTCCGACCGCGAATGGGGCGACTACGTGTTCATGCGAAAGAACCCGCGCGGCGCGCATCGCGAGCAGTGGCTGCACGCGCAAGGCTGCCGCCGCTGGTTCGTCGCGCAGCGCGACACCGTCACCTACGAATTCCAGGGCTACGAAACGTTCGGCGGCGCCGCCGCCGACGCAGCAAAGGACACGAGCAAATGA
- a CDS encoding sarcosine oxidase subunit alpha family protein, whose amino-acid sequence MSQKDRLGAGGRINRAQPLTFTFNGRTYQGFQGDTLASALLANGVHFVARSFKYHRPRGIVTAGVDEPNAVVQLETGAHTVPNARATEIELYQGLVATSVNAKPSLEHDRMAVMQKFARFLPAGFYYKTFMWPRNLWPKYEEKIREAAGLGKAPDTLDADRYDKCYAHCDVLVVGGGPAGLASAHAAAVNGARVILVDDQRELGGSLLACRAEIDGKPALQWVEKIEAELSKLPDVKILTRSTAFGYQDHNLVTVVQRLTDHLPVSMRKGTREMIWKVRAKRVILATGAHERPLVFGNNDLPGVMTASAVSTYIHRYGVLPGRVAVVATNNDRGYQCALDLKACGAKVTVVDARASTRGALPAVAKRNGVTVMSGAVVSAAAGKLRVASVDVASYANGRSGGKIATLPCDLVAMSGGFSPVLHLFAQSGGKAHWNDDKACFVPGKPVQAEASVGAAAGEFELSRALRLAVDAGVAAAKSTGFAAERPPVPKLAEAVEDALLPLWLASGAEAAVRGPKQFVDFQNDVGAADILLAAREGFESVEHVKRYTAMGFGTDQGKLGNINGMAILAQALGKTIPETGTTTFRPNYTPVSFGAFAGRELGDFLDPIRKTCVHEWHVEHGAMFEDVGNWKRPWYFPRNGEDLHAAVKRECLAVRNGVGILDASTLGKIDIQGPDAVKLLNWVYTNPWNKLEVGKCRYGLMLDENGMVFDDGVTVRLGEQHFMMTTTTGGAARVLTWLERWLQTEWPDMKVRLSSVTDHWATFAVVGPKSRKVVQKVCKDIDFANDAFPFMSYRDGTVAGVKSRVMRISFSGELAYEVNVPANAGRAVWEALMEAGAEFDITPYGTETMHVLRAEKGYIIVGQDTDGSITPFDLGMGGLVAKSKDFLGRRSLTRADTAKSGRKQFVGLLTDDAQYVLPEGGQIVELDAAARADGTTPMLGHVTSSYYSPILNRSIALAVVKGGLSRMGERVAVSLANGRRVAATISSPVFYDTEGVRQHVE is encoded by the coding sequence ATGAGCCAGAAAGACCGACTCGGCGCAGGCGGGCGCATCAACCGCGCACAGCCGCTCACCTTCACGTTCAACGGCCGCACGTATCAGGGCTTCCAGGGCGACACGCTCGCGTCGGCGCTGCTCGCCAACGGCGTGCACTTCGTCGCGCGCAGCTTCAAGTATCACCGCCCGCGCGGGATCGTGACGGCGGGCGTTGACGAGCCGAACGCCGTCGTGCAGCTCGAAACCGGCGCGCACACGGTGCCGAACGCGCGCGCGACCGAGATCGAGCTGTATCAGGGGCTCGTCGCGACAAGCGTGAACGCGAAGCCGTCGCTCGAGCACGACCGGATGGCGGTGATGCAGAAGTTCGCGCGCTTCCTGCCGGCGGGCTTCTATTACAAGACGTTCATGTGGCCGCGCAATCTGTGGCCGAAGTACGAAGAGAAGATCCGCGAGGCGGCCGGCCTCGGCAAGGCGCCCGACACGCTTGACGCCGACCGCTACGACAAGTGCTACGCGCACTGCGACGTGCTCGTCGTCGGCGGCGGTCCGGCGGGGCTCGCGTCCGCGCACGCGGCGGCCGTCAACGGCGCGCGCGTGATCCTCGTCGACGATCAGCGCGAGCTGGGCGGCAGCCTGCTCGCGTGCCGCGCGGAGATCGACGGCAAGCCGGCGCTGCAATGGGTCGAGAAGATCGAGGCGGAACTCTCGAAGCTCCCCGACGTGAAGATCCTCACGCGCAGCACCGCGTTCGGCTATCAGGATCACAACCTCGTGACCGTCGTGCAGCGGCTCACCGATCATCTGCCGGTGTCGATGCGCAAGGGCACGCGCGAGATGATCTGGAAGGTGCGCGCCAAGCGCGTGATCCTCGCCACGGGCGCGCACGAGCGGCCGCTCGTGTTCGGCAACAACGATCTGCCGGGCGTGATGACCGCGTCGGCCGTGTCGACATACATCCATCGCTACGGCGTGCTGCCGGGGCGCGTCGCGGTCGTCGCGACGAACAACGATCGCGGCTATCAGTGCGCGCTCGACCTGAAGGCGTGCGGCGCGAAGGTGACGGTCGTCGACGCGCGCGCGTCGACGCGCGGCGCGCTGCCCGCGGTCGCGAAACGCAACGGCGTCACGGTGATGAGCGGCGCGGTCGTGTCGGCCGCCGCGGGCAAGCTGCGGGTCGCGTCGGTCGACGTCGCGTCGTACGCGAACGGCCGCTCGGGCGGCAAGATCGCGACGCTGCCGTGCGATCTCGTCGCGATGTCGGGCGGCTTCAGCCCGGTGCTGCACCTGTTCGCGCAATCGGGCGGCAAGGCGCACTGGAACGACGACAAGGCCTGCTTCGTGCCCGGCAAGCCGGTGCAGGCGGAAGCGAGCGTCGGCGCGGCGGCGGGCGAGTTCGAGCTGTCGCGCGCGCTGCGGCTCGCGGTCGACGCGGGCGTGGCCGCGGCGAAATCGACGGGCTTCGCCGCCGAGCGGCCGCCCGTGCCGAAGCTCGCCGAGGCGGTCGAGGACGCGCTGCTGCCTTTGTGGCTCGCGAGCGGCGCCGAGGCGGCGGTTCGCGGTCCGAAGCAGTTCGTCGATTTCCAGAACGACGTCGGCGCGGCCGACATCCTGCTCGCCGCGCGCGAAGGCTTCGAATCGGTCGAGCACGTGAAGCGCTACACGGCGATGGGTTTCGGCACCGATCAGGGCAAGCTCGGCAACATCAACGGGATGGCGATTCTCGCGCAGGCGCTCGGCAAGACGATTCCGGAGACGGGCACGACGACGTTCCGCCCGAACTACACGCCAGTGTCGTTCGGCGCGTTCGCGGGCCGCGAGCTCGGCGATTTCCTCGACCCGATCCGCAAGACCTGCGTGCACGAATGGCACGTCGAGCACGGCGCGATGTTCGAGGACGTCGGCAACTGGAAGCGGCCGTGGTACTTCCCGCGCAACGGCGAGGACCTGCACGCGGCGGTCAAGCGCGAATGCCTCGCGGTGCGCAACGGTGTCGGCATCCTCGATGCGTCGACGCTCGGCAAGATCGACATCCAGGGCCCGGACGCGGTGAAGCTGCTGAACTGGGTCTACACGAACCCGTGGAACAAGCTCGAAGTCGGCAAGTGCCGCTACGGGCTGATGCTCGACGAGAACGGCATGGTGTTCGACGACGGCGTGACCGTGCGCCTGGGCGAACAGCACTTCATGATGACGACGACCACGGGCGGCGCCGCGCGCGTGCTCACGTGGCTCGAGCGCTGGCTGCAGACGGAGTGGCCGGACATGAAGGTGCGCCTTTCGTCCGTCACCGATCACTGGGCGACGTTCGCGGTGGTCGGCCCGAAGAGCCGCAAGGTCGTGCAGAAGGTGTGCAAGGACATCGATTTCGCGAACGACGCGTTCCCGTTCATGAGCTATCGGGACGGCACGGTCGCCGGCGTGAAGTCGCGCGTGATGCGCATCAGCTTCTCCGGCGAACTCGCGTACGAAGTGAACGTGCCGGCGAACGCGGGCCGCGCGGTGTGGGAAGCGCTGATGGAAGCGGGCGCGGAGTTCGACATCACGCCGTACGGCACCGAGACGATGCACGTGCTGCGCGCGGAGAAGGGCTACATCATCGTCGGTCAGGATACCGACGGATCGATCACGCCGTTCGATCTCGGCATGGGCGGGCTCGTCGCGAAGTCGAAGGATTTTCTCGGCCGCCGCTCGCTCACGCGCGCCGATACCGCGAAGAGCGGCCGCAAGCAGTTCGTCGGGCTGCTGACCGACGATGCGCAATACGTGCTGCCGGAAGGCGGCCAGATCGTCGAGCTCGACGCGGCCGCGCGCGCGGACGGCACGACGCCGATGCTCGGCCACGTGACGTCGAGCTATTACAGCCCGATCCTGAACCGCTCGATCGCGCTCGCGGTCGTGAAGGGCGGATTGAGCCGGATGGGCGAGCGCGTTGCGGTTTCGCTCGCGAACGGGCGGCGCGTCGCCGCGACGATTTCGAGCCCGGTTTTCTACGACACCGAAGGGGTACGCCAACATGTGGAATGA
- a CDS encoding sarcosine oxidase subunit gamma: MWNETRNEASVAAHTQGGARLESPLVGAGDALNAHDARGSRKFRFRERPFLDLVNVRGEPNDPAFVRAFEQVVGCRPPVKPNTIARGADHDVLWLGPDEWLVRSNGAVAAGVLEAKLAQAVQGRYAAAVDVGSGYTVVEMSGERVRDVLARGCPLDLHPRVFGVGQCAQSHYFKASIALVRTGDDSFDIVVRRSFADYFCRIMLDAAGPLA; the protein is encoded by the coding sequence ATGTGGAATGAAACGAGAAACGAAGCTTCGGTGGCGGCGCATACGCAGGGCGGCGCACGGCTCGAATCGCCGCTCGTCGGCGCGGGCGACGCGCTGAACGCGCACGACGCGCGCGGCTCGAGGAAATTCCGGTTTCGCGAGCGGCCGTTCCTGGATCTCGTGAACGTGCGCGGCGAGCCGAACGATCCCGCATTCGTGCGCGCGTTCGAGCAGGTGGTCGGCTGTCGGCCGCCCGTGAAGCCGAACACGATCGCGCGCGGCGCGGACCACGACGTGCTGTGGCTCGGCCCCGACGAATGGCTCGTGCGCTCGAACGGCGCGGTCGCGGCGGGCGTGCTCGAAGCGAAGCTCGCGCAAGCGGTGCAGGGGCGCTATGCGGCGGCCGTCGACGTCGGCAGCGGCTACACGGTCGTCGAGATGAGCGGCGAACGCGTGCGCGACGTGCTCGCGCGCGGCTGTCCGCTCGATCTGCATCCGCGCGTGTTCGGCGTCGGGCAGTGCGCGCAGAGCCATTACTTCAAGGCGTCGATCGCGCTCGTGCGGACGGGCGACGATTCGTTCGACATCGTCGTGCGCCGCAGCTTCGCCGATTACTTCTGCCGCATCATGCTCGACGCGGCGGGGCCGCTCGCCTGA
- a CDS encoding dihydroneopterin aldolase, producing MKPVEEPFAALDPARAHGRGWSVFVDALKVPARIGIHPHEHAGPQPVVIDARLAYRREPSEASGDGWIDYDAYCARLASFLAHKPHTRLLETLALEIAVLSFDEWPALDALTLALHKPKIRPGTRRVGVELDWTRADYLAWRAASARNAAPRE from the coding sequence ATGAAGCCTGTCGAAGAGCCGTTCGCGGCGCTCGATCCGGCGCGCGCGCATGGACGCGGCTGGAGCGTGTTCGTCGATGCGCTGAAGGTGCCGGCGCGCATCGGCATCCACCCGCACGAGCACGCGGGCCCGCAGCCCGTCGTGATCGACGCGCGGCTTGCCTATCGGCGCGAGCCGTCGGAGGCGAGCGGCGACGGCTGGATCGACTACGACGCGTATTGCGCGCGGCTCGCATCGTTCCTTGCGCACAAGCCGCATACGCGCCTGCTCGAGACGCTCGCGCTCGAGATCGCCGTGCTGTCGTTCGACGAGTGGCCGGCGCTCGACGCGCTGACGCTCGCGCTGCACAAGCCGAAGATCCGGCCGGGGACGAGGCGGGTCGGCGTCGAGCTCGACTGGACGAGGGCGGATTATCTGGCGTGGCGCGCCGCAAGCGCGCGAAACGCCGCGCCCCGGGAGTGA
- the rpsU gene encoding 30S ribosomal protein S21: protein MTTIILNPNEPVEVALRRFRRSIEKTGLIKELRARTSYEKPTTERKRKKAAAVARLRKQVRRSMPPKKKY from the coding sequence TTGACCACGATCATTCTCAACCCCAATGAACCGGTAGAAGTCGCGCTGCGGCGCTTTCGCCGTTCAATCGAAAAAACCGGCTTGATCAAAGAGCTGCGCGCACGGACGAGCTACGAGAAGCCCACCACCGAACGCAAGCGAAAGAAGGCCGCCGCTGTCGCGAGATTGCGCAAGCAGGTTCGCCGCTCGATGCCGCCGAAGAAGAAGTACTGA
- a CDS encoding cold-shock protein, which produces METGTVKWFNETKGFGFITPDSGGDDLFAHFSEIRSEGYKTLADNQKVSFETKRGPKGLQAANIKPL; this is translated from the coding sequence ATGGAAACCGGTACTGTCAAATGGTTCAACGAAACCAAGGGTTTTGGCTTCATCACGCCTGATTCGGGTGGCGACGATTTGTTCGCGCATTTCTCCGAAATCCGCAGCGAGGGGTACAAGACGCTGGCCGACAACCAGAAGGTGAGCTTCGAGACGAAGCGGGGCCCGAAGGGCCTCCAGGCTGCCAACATCAAGCCGCTGTAA
- a CDS encoding DUF3761 domain-containing protein: protein MKTTVILSALAAGLCISISSFAQAPASAPAGATGLCKDGSFYSGAAKKGACSGHKGLKTSYGASKAAAASGASAATAPAAASGTSSPAAATKSAAPAGAPGQVWVNTDTKVYHCAADKYYGKTKHGEYMSEAAAKAKGFHASHGEACS, encoded by the coding sequence ATGAAAACGACCGTCATTCTCTCTGCACTCGCCGCCGGCCTGTGCATCTCGATCAGCAGCTTCGCTCAAGCACCGGCGAGCGCGCCCGCCGGCGCGACCGGCCTGTGCAAGGACGGCTCGTTCTACTCGGGCGCCGCGAAGAAAGGCGCATGCTCGGGCCACAAGGGCCTGAAGACGTCGTACGGCGCATCGAAGGCTGCGGCGGCAAGCGGCGCATCGGCCGCGACGGCGCCGGCCGCCGCTTCCGGCACGTCGAGCCCGGCCGCCGCGACGAAGAGCGCGGCGCCCGCCGGCGCGCCCGGCCAGGTGTGGGTGAACACCGACACGAAGGTGTACCACTGCGCAGCCGACAAGTACTACGGCAAGACCAAGCATGGCGAATACATGTCGGAAGCGGCCGCGAAGGCGAAGGGCTTCCACGCGTCGCACGGCGAGGCTTGCTCGTGA
- a CDS encoding OsmC family protein codes for MSTYTAEVVWQKQESETFVDNRYGRKHEWRFDGGVRVPASSSPHVVRVPFSDPTAVDPEEAFVAALSSCHMLWFLSLAAQRKFVVTGYRDVAEGTMAKNAQGKDVMTRVVLKPHVTFGGERAPTRDDVDALHHAAHDACYLANSVKSDIDIEGSWAHESAR; via the coding sequence ATGTCGACCTACACGGCCGAAGTTGTGTGGCAGAAGCAGGAAAGCGAGACGTTTGTGGACAACCGCTACGGGAGGAAGCACGAGTGGCGCTTCGACGGCGGCGTTCGCGTGCCGGCATCGAGCTCGCCGCACGTGGTGCGCGTGCCGTTTTCCGATCCGACGGCGGTCGACCCGGAAGAGGCGTTCGTCGCGGCGCTGTCGAGCTGCCACATGCTGTGGTTCCTGTCGCTCGCCGCGCAGAGGAAGTTCGTCGTGACCGGCTATCGCGACGTCGCCGAAGGCACGATGGCGAAGAACGCGCAAGGCAAGGACGTGATGACGCGCGTCGTGCTGAAGCCGCACGTGACGTTCGGCGGCGAGCGCGCGCCGACGCGCGACGATGTCGATGCGCTGCACCACGCGGCGCACGACGCCTGCTATCTCGCGAACTCGGTCAAGAGCGACATCGATATCGAAGGAAGCTGGGCGCACGAGTCCGCGCGTTGA